The genomic stretch GTTCGAACTCGACACCGTCGCTGGCGAGAACGCGACGTCGAACGGCGACTGAGTCCGTCGAACGAAAGGGATGGGTGGTGGCTGAACCGGCCACCGAATGGGAAGGAAACACGAGACGCTGAGCGTCCCGAGTCGGTCGACGACGCCGCGTACACAGGCGGTTCGGACTGAACCAGGGGAGAGTGACAGCGGCCTCCACCGCGCAGCTGTGTCGTCGAGAGGGGTCACAGCCACACGAGAGGCGTTCTGTGTGCGGTCTACCGAGGGTAGTGCGTCGTTGGACGGACAGCGGCTGTCGTCCGTCGACAGCGTCTACTGACCTCCCAGCTACCTAAACATGAGTTCGATGCTGGGACCCGACCGGACCGAGGAGTCTCGATAGCGACGGGACGAAAGAGCCGGGATGCCACGAGCCGAACGGTCCGCCCCCGCGACACGCCGGGAGAGAGGGGAAGCGAGTCGCGAGTAGACCCGCCGTCGACGGCGGGTCTCGGACGGACCGGCCACCGTCGGACACGGGCCGTCACAGCGACGGCGTCCAACGGCGACGTGGCTCGTCAACCGGCCACCGGGTCGTAGCCAGCTGCCGACAGCGGGGAGACGGAGCGAACGACCCTATACATCAGCCCGATGCGGCCACCGCAACGATCCGATGCGGTTGGCAAACTGACTCGATAGGCGGCTGTGGTCGCCGAGCGTCGAGCGGACCCCGAGAGCCGCAGTGCTTTCCCCGGACGCACGCCAACCGCGGCCATGGACAAACAGACGCTCCGTGAGCGGATCTGGGGCGGCCTGGAGGACTCGGGCGAGGCCCGCTTTCCCTTCCCGCCGCACGGCCGCATCCCGAACTTCGCCGGAGCCGACGAGGCCTGCGACCGCCTCGCCGCGACCGACGAGTGGGCCGCCGCCGACGTCGTCAAGGCGAACCCCGACGCCCCGCAGCTGCCCGTCCGGCGGCGTGCGCTCCACGAGGGGAAGGTGGTCTACATGGCCCAGCCGCGGCTCCGCAGCGAGCGGCCGTTCATGAAACTCGACCCAGGGGTCATCGCCCCCGAAGACCTCGACGCCGCGGCGACGGTGTCGAAGATGGACGGCTACGCCGAACCGGTCGGTCCCGACGCGGTC from Halogranum gelatinilyticum encodes the following:
- a CDS encoding 5-formyltetrahydrofolate cyclo-ligase produces the protein MDKQTLRERIWGGLEDSGEARFPFPPHGRIPNFAGADEACDRLAATDEWAAADVVKANPDAPQLPVRRRALHEGKVVYMAQPRLRSERPFMKLDPGVIAPEDLDAAATVSKMDGYAEPVGPDAVPHVDLVVSGSVAVTEAGGRVGKGEGYSDLEFAVLSELGAVDDETTVATSVHELQVVDEADAPEPAAHDVPMDLVATPERLIRTDSPFGRPTGIDWDVLDEERLDEIPVLQRFAP